A genomic window from Pecten maximus chromosome 2, xPecMax1.1, whole genome shotgun sequence includes:
- the LOC117317484 gene encoding tetraspanin-31-like isoform X2, translating into MVCGGFQCSKNALAALNVLYIFVSFILIGVAAYGRVVAIVTNLTLVGGIIACGVFLFIIALIGLIGAIKHHQVLLFFYMIILFMLFLLQFSLACACLAINEKQQEQFAENGWRLASNQTKETVQYKFDCCGFSDWSKPGDDRSGHPPCAGIKCCNGGNTGPCCTKIVNITEADLQAKCPCQTCLKALQNEIHSAFKITGGVGLFFSFTEIIGVWLALRYRNQKDPKANPSAFL; encoded by the exons ATGGTTTGCGGGGGATTTCAATGTTCGAAAAATGCATTGGCTGCATTGAATGTGCTATATATA TTTGTGTCGTTTATTCTGATTGGCGTTGCAGCATATGGTAGAGTTGTTGCCATAGTGACCAATTTAACTCTGGTTGGAGGGATCATTGCCTGTGGAGTTTTCCTATTCATTATTGCCCTCATTGGCCTCATTGGTGCAATCAAGCATCACCAAGTGCTTCTATTTTTT TATATGATTATTCTGTTCATGTTGTTCCTGCTCCAATTCTCTCTGGCTTGTGCATGTCTAGCAATCAATGAGAAACAACAGGAACAGTTTGCTGAAAATGGCTGGAGACTTGCCTCAAACCAGACCAAAGAAACAGTCCAGTACAAATTTGATTGCTGTGGCTTTTCAGATTGGAGTAAACCAGGAGATGACCGCAGTGGACACCCACCTTGTGCCGGG ATCAAGTGCTGTAATGGGGGTAATACTGGTCCTTGCTGTACGAAAATCGTAAATATTACTGAAGCTGATCTACAAGCCAAATGTCCCTGTCAGACCTGTTTGAAAGCATTACAAAATGAAATCCATTCTGCCTTTAAAATAACTGGAGGTGTTGGGCTGTTCTTCAGCTTTACAGAG ATTATTGGAGTCTGGCTTGCACTACGATACAGAAATCAGAAAGATCCTAAAGCAAATCCAAGTGCATTTTTATAG
- the LOC117317484 gene encoding tetraspanin-13-like isoform X1: protein MVCGGFQCSKNALAALNVLYIFVSFILIGVAAYGRVVAIVTNLTLVGGIIACGVFLFIIALIGLIGAIKHHQVLLFFYMIILFMLFLLQFSLACACLAINEKQQEQFAENGWRLASNQTKETVQYKFDCCGFSDWSKPGDDRSGHPPCAGIKCCNGGNTGPCCTKIVNITEADLQAKCPCQTCLKALQNEIHSAFKITGGVGLFFSFTEIIGVWITIRFRNQKDPRANPSSFL, encoded by the exons ATGGTTTGCGGGGGATTTCAATGTTCGAAAAATGCATTGGCTGCATTGAATGTGCTATATATA TTTGTGTCGTTTATTCTGATTGGCGTTGCAGCATATGGTAGAGTTGTTGCCATAGTGACCAATTTAACTCTGGTTGGAGGGATCATTGCCTGTGGAGTTTTCCTATTCATTATTGCCCTCATTGGCCTCATTGGTGCAATCAAGCATCACCAAGTGCTTCTATTTTTT TATATGATTATTCTGTTCATGTTGTTCCTGCTCCAATTCTCTCTGGCTTGTGCATGTCTAGCAATCAATGAGAAACAACAGGAACAGTTTGCTGAAAATGGCTGGAGACTTGCCTCAAACCAGACCAAAGAAACAGTCCAGTACAAATTTGATTGCTGTGGCTTTTCAGATTGGAGTAAACCAGGAGATGACCGCAGTGGACACCCACCTTGTGCCGGG ATCAAGTGCTGTAATGGGGGTAATACTGGTCCTTGCTGTACGAAAATCGTAAATATTACTGAAGCTGATCTACAAGCCAAATGTCCCTGTCAGACCTGTTTGAAAGCATTACAAAATGAAATCCATTCTGCCTTTAAAATAACTGGAGGTGTTGGGCTGTTCTTCAGCTTTACAGAG ATAATTGGCGTTTGGATTACAATCCGATTTCGTAACCAGAAAGATCCACGAGCTAATCCAAGCTCATTTCTTTAA